TGGCTAAATAAGTGCCTTTTTGGTTATCTAAACTGACACAACGATGTTCATAACCTTTAATAACACGGTTAATGATTACCATTCCTTGCACAGTATTTAAATAATGGCTTAATTCATCATCAGATAAGGCTTTAGAATGTACAACAAGAGAACTACAACGCTTACGTAATAAGGTATTAATTGCTTCCCGCTCTTTTTCCGCATGATGATAACCAATACCGATAAGAATCGTTTTTTGATGCGCTTCTGCTACTTTATCCACCGCTTTCACTAAAATCGCAAAAAAAGCATCCGTCACATCGGTTACCACCACGCCAATTGTATCGGTGTTCTGCACGGCAAGGGCTTGAGCATTTGCATTAGGTTGATAAGCTAACTGTGCAATAGCTTGTTCCACCGCAAGGCGTGTATTTTCACTAACAGAAAGAGAGTGATTTAATACTCGGGATACGGTAGCGACAGATACATTGGCTAATTTAGCGACATCTCGAATAGTACTCATAACTTTTTCCTTGTTATAATCTATAAATCTTATATTTTGATCATAAATAATTTACGATAAATTGAAAACGGTTACTTTCATAAGTATGAACTAAATCATAAAAAATTTTGCTTATTTTCTTATTTTGTGACAAAGATCACGGTTTATTTACAATAATTTAGTATAAATTAATGTAATCGCTTACATTGATAAAAAACAGGAGTCAAAATGACCGCACTTTTTGAACCTACAGAACATCCACATCGTCGCTACAATCCGTTAATCGATCAATGGGTTTTAGTTTCGCCACATCGTGCCAAACGCCCGTGGCAAGGGCAACAGGAAAAAGTCAATGAAGAACAAAAACCAAGTTATGATCCAACTTGTTATCTTTGTCCGAGTAATAAGCGTATTACAGGGGAATTAAATCCAGATTATCGTAAACCTTATGTATTTAAAAATGATTTTTCCGCGCTTTTAGAAGATACGCCAGCCCCTGAAAAATCCTCCGATCCTCTTTTCCAAAGTTCTCAAGCTCGTGGGGAAAGTCGAGTCATTTGTTTCTCTCCCGATCATAGTAAAACATTGCCATTATTGACCGCACTTGAGATTGAAGAAGTGATTAAAGTATGGCAGGAACAACTTCGTGAACTTGGTGCGAAATACCAATGGGTGCAAATTTTTGAAAACAAAGGGGCTGCAATGGGGTGTTCTAACCCTCATCCGCATGGTCAAATTTGGGCAAATAGTTTCTTGCCAAATGAAGTTGCTCGTGAAGATCGTACACAACGTGATTATTTGCTAAAACATGGCTCAGTAATGTTGGTTGATTATGTAAAACGAGAATTGGCGTTGAAAGAACGTATTGTCGTTGAAACTGAACATTGGGTCGCTTTAGTACCTTATTGGGCTATTTGGCCATTTGAAACATTGCTTCTACCAAAAACTCATGTAAAACGTTTAACTGAATTAAGTGACGAACAATCAAAAGATCTTGCGGTTATTTTGAAAAAATTGACGACCAAATACGACAATCTCTTTGAAACCTCTTTCCCATATTCAATGGGATTTCATGCGGCACCGTTTAATGGCGAAGATAACGAACATTGGCAGCTACATGCTCATTTTTACCCTCCTCTTTTGCGTTCAGCAACTGTGCGTAAATTTATGGTGGGGTATGAAATGTTAGGCGAAAACCAACGCGATTTAACGGCAGAACAGGCAGCGGAGCGATTACGTGCTTTGAGTGAAGTTCATTATAAAGAAAGAACTAAATAATATAGTCAGTTCCCCTCTTTAGCTTTAGCAAAGAGTGGTGCAGATCGAGTATAGATTTAATATAAAGGATAGAAATATGACCCCAATCCAAAATGCTCAACAAATTTTCAATAGACAGCATAAAAATTTGCCAGAAATTACCGTCTATGCCCCTGGTCGAGTAAATATTATCGGCGAACATACTGACTACAACGACGGCTTTGTTATGCCTTGCGCAATTAATTTTGGTACGGCCGTTTCTGGTACAAAACGAGATGATCATATTTGGAATGTTTATGCTGCAGATCTTGATGAAACTGATGAATTTTCTCTCAATGTTGAAATTCCTAAGAGTGAACACAAATGGGCTAATTATGTGCGTGGGGTGGTAAAATTTATCCAAGAACGTTACCCGCACTTTCAACAAGGTGCAAATTTAGTGATTTCTGGTAATGTGCCGCTTTCTTCTGGATTAAGTTCTTCTGCAGCGTTAGAAGTTGCGGTGGGTAAATTCTGCCAACAACTTGGCGATTTACCGCTTTCTCACACGGATATTGCATTGAATGGGCAAAAGGCTGAAAACCAATTTGTCGGTGCTAATTGTGGCAATATGGATCAGTTAATTTCTGCGCTTGGGCAGGAAAATCACTTACTGATGATCGATTGTCGTAGTCTTGAAACTATTCCAACACCAGTGCCACAAGATGTCGCCGTGATTATTGTGAATTCAAACGTACCGCACGATTTAGTAACAGGCGAATACAATACTCGCCGTCAGCAATGTGAAGAGGCAGTAAAATTTTTTGGCGCGAAAGCATTACGAGATGTTTCAGTTGAGCAATTCCAAAAAAGAGAAGCAGAATTGACCGCACTTTCTCCGTTAGCAGCAAAACGTGCTCGTCATGTCGTAACAGAAAATCAACGAGTACTTGATGCGGTAGAAGCATTGAAGAACAATGATTTGACTTGTTTAGGTAAACTAATGGAAGCATCTCACGATTCAATGCGTGATGATTTTGAAATCACCGTGCCACAAATTGATTATTTAGTTGAATTGGCTCAACTTGTTATTGGCAAAAGTGGCGGTGCACGTATGACGGGCGGCGGTTTTGGTGGCTGTATTGTCGCACTTACGCCGCATGATAAAGTCGATGCAGTTCGTAAAATTATTGCGGATAATTACGAGAAAACGACTGGTTTAAAAGAAACTTTTTATGTGTGTACCGCATCACAAGGTGTGCGAGTGATTTAAGAGAAAATGATGTTAGAACAAACCACTTTTAATGCGCCTGATGGTGCACCTTATCAGCTTATAACCCTACAAAATGAAAATGGGATGCGTGTTCAATTTCTGGATTGGGGCGCAACTTGGCTTTCTTGTAAAGTGCCAGTAAATGACACATTACGCGAGGTTTTATTGGGTTGTAAGGTAGAGAATTATCCCACTCATCAAAGCTATTTAGGCGCAAGCGTAGGGCGTTATGCAAATCGTATTGCAAATGCACAATTTGAATTGAATGGCGAACTTATTAAATTAAGTAGTAATCAAGGAAAGCACCAGCTTCATGGTGGAGAGGGTTTTGATAAACGTCGTTGGAAAATTCAAGAGTGCGGTGAGAATTTTGTGTGTTTTTCATTACAGTCAGAGCATGGTGATCAAGGTTTTCCTGGTAATGTGGATGTGTCTGTAACCTATACGCTAACAGATGATAATAGCGTAAAAATTGAATATGCAGGGATTTGTGATAAGGATACCGCATTGAACTTAACGAATCATGCCTATTTCAATTTAGAAAATGCAGAGCAAGGCAGTGACGTGCGTGAACATACATTACGTTTAAATGCTGATTTTTATCTGCCTGTAGATAATGAGGGGATTCCTAATTCTCCATTAAAGCACGTGGTGAATACAAGTTTTGACTTCCGTATTGCTAAACCCATCAAGCAAGATTTTTTACAAGGGGATCAGCAAGCAACAAAAGGTTACGATCATTCCTTTATTGTCAATAAGGCTTGGCAAAAGCCTTGTGTGTTACTAACCTCTCCAACTGGCGATTTAAGTTTGGAAGTAAGAACCTCGCAAGCTGCATTGCAGGTTTATACGGGTAATTATCTTGCAGGTACACCAACGAGAAATGGCGAATTATATGCCGATTTTTCTGGCATAGCACTAGAAACCCAATGTTTACCAGATACGCCAAATCATCCTGAATGGCAAAATTACGGCGGAATTCAAAAAGCAAGCGAACAATATTATCAATGGACAGAGTTTAAATTTAAATAAACCATTATTTATAATAAAAATGTCATTACAAGATCTATAAATTAGGTTCATTTCTAGCATTAAAAGCTGTGACACACCACCAGCCTCTTAATCTAATTTAATTGGTCAAGCGATGGCTTTTTTATTTACAAAGGTTTACACTAATTTCAAATTTACTCAGGAAATCTATTATGCTCATTTCTCATTCTGACCTTAACCAACAACTTAAATCTGCTGGAATCGGCTTTAATGCAACAGAACTACACGGCTTTTTAAGCGGTTTACTTTGTGGTGGATTAAAAGATCAAAGTTGGCTACCGCTCTTATATCAATTCAGCAATGATAATCACGCTTACCCAACAGCATTAGTTCAACCCGTTACAGAACTTTATGAACAAATTAGTCAAACCTTATCAGATGTTGAAGGCTTTACCTTTGAACTTGGTTTAAGTGAAAATGAAAATGTCTTTGCACAAGCGGATAGCTTATCCGATTGGGCAAACCAATTCTTACTTGGTCTTGGCTTAGCACAACCTGAATTAGCAAAAGAAAAAGGTGAAATTGGCGAAGCGGTAGATGATTTACAAGATATTTGCCAACTTGGTTATAATGAAGATGATAATGAAGAAGAACTAGCGGAAGCACTAGAAGAAATCATTGAATATGTTCGCACCATTGCAATGTTGTTCTATTCTCATTTCAACGAAGAAGAAATTGAGAGCAAACCTGTATTACATTAAGGAGATCTAGGATGGAATTGGCTTATATGGCTAAATTGCCTAAAGAAGAATTTGAGGAACGTCGCACACGAGTATTCGCTCAAATGCAACCTAATTCAGCATTATTGCTTTTTTCTGAAATCGAAAAACGCCGTAATAATGATTGTACCTATCCTTTCCGTCAAGATAGCTATTTTTGGTATTTAACAGGCTTTAATGAACCGAATGCAGCTCTGTTATTACTGAAAACAGAACAAGTAGAAAAAGCCATTATTTTTCTTCGTCCACGCGATCCGTTACTTGAAACTTGGAATGGTCGCCGATTAGGTGTTGAGCGTGCACCACAGCAACTTAATGTAAATGAAGCCTATTCTATTGAAGAGTTCGCTACCGTACTGCCAAAAATACTGAAAAATTTGACCGCACTTTACCATGTGCCAGAAATTCATACTTGGGGTGATACATTGGTGTCAGAAAGTGCGGTGAATTTTAGCGAGATTTTAGATTGGCGACCAATGCTCAGCGAAATGCGCCTTATAAAATCGCCGAATGAAATCCGCTTAATACAACAAGCGGGACAAATTACGGCACTTGGGCATATTAAAGCGATGCAAACAACACGCCCAAATCGCTTTGAATATGAAATTGAAAGCGATATTTTGCATGAATTTAATCGCCATTGCGCCAGATTTCCTTCTTACAATTCCATTGTTGCAGGAGGAAGTAACGCCTGTATTTTGCACTACACAGAAAATGATCGCCCACTAAATGATGGGGATTTAGTGCTGATTGACGCTGGCTGTGAATTTGCCATGTATGCAGGCGATATCACCCGCACTTTTCCTGTAAATGGAAAATTTAGCCCGCCTCAACGTGAAATTTATGAGTTAGTTTTAAAAGCCCAAAAACGTGCGATTGAATTACTTGTACCGGGCAATTCCATTAAGCAAGCCAATGATGAAGTTATTCGTATTAAAACCCAAGGATTAGTGGATTTAGGCATCTTAAAAGGAGATGTGGATACACTTATTGAACAACAAGCTTATCGCCAATTTTATATGCATGGATTAGGGCACTGGCTAGGGTTAGATGTGCATGATGTGGGTAGTTATGGCCAAGATAAACAACGGATACTCGAAATCGGTATGGTAATTACCGTTGAGCCTGGTATTTATATTTCAGAAGATGCAGATGTGCCAGAGCAATACAAAGGCATTGGCGTGCGCATTGAGGATAATTTACTCATGACTGAATATGGTAATAAAATCCTAACCGCTGCTGTCCCTAAAGAAATTGCAGACATTGAAAATTTAATGAATTTTTAATAAAAATGTTTAAATTGTGATCTAGTACACAGTTTTTTATTGCTCAAAATGTTAGCATTGGAGCCAGTTAAAAACCGAACCAATCAGTTAAGGAGTCGATTATGTACAAACACGTTTTAGTAGCAGTAGATCTTTCTGAAGAAAGTCCAATTTTACTTAAAAAAGCAGTTGGGATTGCTAAACGCCACGACGCAAAACTTTCTATCATCCACGTTGATGTGAACTTCTCGGATCTTTATACTGGATTGATTGATGTGAATATGTCTTCAATGCAAGACAGGATTTCCACGGAAACACAAAAAGCCTTATTAGATTTAGCTGAAAGTGTGGATTATCCAATTTCAGAAAAATTGAGTGGCAGCGGCGATTTAGGACAAGTTTTAAGTGATGCCATCGAACAATATGATGTGGATTTATTAGTGACGGGACATCATCAGGATTTTTGGAGTAAGTTAATGTCTTCAACACGTCAAGTGATGAATACGATTAAAATTGATATGTTGGTTGTTCCGCTTAGAGATGAATAATTAACAAGAAATTGTTTTTTGAATAATCTGAAATAACTTAAATTTTAACCGCACTTCTCAAATAGCGTCGTGAAGTGCGGTTTTATTTTGGGGTTTTGGCAAAAAGCCTTTTTATAAATTTCAAAAATATGCAAAAATAGGGCGATTTAGTTTTTATTTTATTATGGGTAACAAGGATTCTTTTTAATGAAAACAACAGCAGAAATAAGACAATCATTCCTTGATTTTTTCCATAGCAAAGGTCACCAAGTAGTTGAGAGTAGCTCACTTGTGCCGGAAAATGATCCGACTTTGCTTTTCACGAACGCTGGGATGAACCAATTTAAGGATGTATTCCTTGGAATGGATAAACGCCCTTATTCTCGAGCCACCACCGCACAACGTTGCGTGCGTGCTGGTGGTAAGCATAACGACTTAGAAAATGTTGGTTATACCGCGCGTCACCATACTTTCTTTGAAATGCTCGGTAACTTCAGTTTTGGTGATTACTTTAAACAGGATGCGATTAATTTTGCTTGGGAATATTTAACTTCTCCACAATGGCTTGGTTTACCTAAAGAAAAACTCTGGGTAACCGTGTATGAAACTGACGACGAAGCCTATAATATTTGGAATAAAGATGTTGGTGTTCCTGCTGAACGCATTATTCGCATTGGTGACAATAAAGGCTCACCTTACGCATCAGACAACTTCTGGGCAATGGGCGACACAGGTCCTTGCGGTCCTTGTACTGAAATTTTCTACGATCACGGCGATCATATTTGGGGCGGACCTCCAGGCTCACCAGAAGAAGATGGCGACCGTTATATTGAAATCTGGAACGTTGTGTTTATGCAGTTCAACCGTTTAGCAGATGGCACAATGGAAAAATTACCTCGTCCGTCTGTTGATACAGGTATGGGTTTAGAGCGTATTTCTGCTGTGTTGCAACATGTGAACTCAAACTACGAGATTGATATTTTCAAAACATTAATCGCAAAAACGGCGGAAATTGTAGGCGCAACAGATTTAACTAACAAATCACTACGTGTTATTGCTGACCATATTCGTTCTTGTGCATATTTAATCGCCGATGGCGTTATCCCATCAAATGAAGGGCGTGGTTATGTCTTACGTCGTATTATTCGCCGCGCAGTTCGTCACGGTCATCTATTAGGTGCCAAAGAATCCTTTTTCTATAAACTCGTGCCAACTCTAATTGAAGTAATGGCTGAAGCTGGAAAAGATGTAAAAGCAAAACAAACAAATGTTGAAAAACTATTACGTCTAGAAGAAGAACAATTTGCTCGTACTCTAGAGCGTGGCTTGAGCTTATTAGATGAAGCACTTTCTCAAGTGAAAGATGGCATTCTTTCAGGTGAAGTTGCATTCAAACTTTATGATACTTATGGTTTCCCATTGGATTTAACGGCTGATGTATGCCGTGAGCGTAACATTACTATTGATGAACAAGCGTTTGACCGTGAAATGGAAGCACAACGTACTCGTGCTCAAGCAGCGAGCCAGTTTGGTGTGGACTACAACAGCGTTATTCGTGTAGATGGCGAAACTAAGTTTGAAGGCTATACTGAAGTAGAATCTCAGGCAAAAATTACCGCACTTTTCTATGATGGTAAATCAGTGGAAAGTATCGAAGTAGGTCAAAGTGCGGTCGTTATTTTAGAAAATACGCCATTTTATGCAGAATCAGGTGGTCAGATTGGCGATAGCGGATATTTAAGCACACAAGGTGTAACCTTTAATGTGAAAGATACCCAAAAATATGGGCAAGTATTTGGACACATTGGGGAATTAACGCAAGGAAGTTTAAAAGTTGGACAATCAGTGAATGCGATTGTGGACGCTAAACGTCGCCACAACACATCACTCAATCACTCAGCGACACACTTATTGCACGCTGCCTTACGTCAAATTCTAGGTTTACACGTTGTGCAAAAAGGTTCGCTTGTTTCAGATAAAGCCTTACGTTTTGACTTTGCGCAACCAGAAGCCATTACCAAAGAGCAATTGAGTGAAATTGAAACATTAGTAAACCAAAAAATCCGCGCTAACTTTCCAG
The nucleotide sequence above comes from Haemophilus influenzae. Encoded proteins:
- a CDS encoding substrate-binding domain-containing protein, encoding MSTIRDVAKLANVSVATVSRVLNHSLSVSENTRLAVEQAIAQLAYQPNANAQALAVQNTDTIGVVVTDVTDAFFAILVKAVDKVAEAHQKTILIGIGYHHAEKEREAINTLLRKRCSSLVVHSKALSDDELSHYLNTVQGMVIINRVIKGYEHRCVSLDNQKGTYLATEMLIRYGHQHIAYIGSNHAIFDEVERRNGYLAALKDHNYPIIEQAITLNSPDFEGGEKAMIDLLSYNKNLTAVVAYNDSMAAGAISVLNENNISVPSQFSIIGFDDMPIARYLIPKLTTIRYPIDLMATYAAKLALSLTDEKIITPPVVQFNPTLVRRFSVESR
- the galT gene encoding galactose-1-phosphate uridylyltransferase; its protein translation is MTALFEPTEHPHRRYNPLIDQWVLVSPHRAKRPWQGQQEKVNEEQKPSYDPTCYLCPSNKRITGELNPDYRKPYVFKNDFSALLEDTPAPEKSSDPLFQSSQARGESRVICFSPDHSKTLPLLTALEIEEVIKVWQEQLRELGAKYQWVQIFENKGAAMGCSNPHPHGQIWANSFLPNEVAREDRTQRDYLLKHGSVMLVDYVKRELALKERIVVETEHWVALVPYWAIWPFETLLLPKTHVKRLTELSDEQSKDLAVILKKLTTKYDNLFETSFPYSMGFHAAPFNGEDNEHWQLHAHFYPPLLRSATVRKFMVGYEMLGENQRDLTAEQAAERLRALSEVHYKERTK
- the galK gene encoding galactokinase — protein: MTPIQNAQQIFNRQHKNLPEITVYAPGRVNIIGEHTDYNDGFVMPCAINFGTAVSGTKRDDHIWNVYAADLDETDEFSLNVEIPKSEHKWANYVRGVVKFIQERYPHFQQGANLVISGNVPLSSGLSSSAALEVAVGKFCQQLGDLPLSHTDIALNGQKAENQFVGANCGNMDQLISALGQENHLLMIDCRSLETIPTPVPQDVAVIIVNSNVPHDLVTGEYNTRRQQCEEAVKFFGAKALRDVSVEQFQKREAELTALSPLAAKRARHVVTENQRVLDAVEALKNNDLTCLGKLMEASHDSMRDDFEITVPQIDYLVELAQLVIGKSGGARMTGGGFGGCIVALTPHDKVDAVRKIIADNYEKTTGLKETFYVCTASQGVRVI
- the galM gene encoding galactose-1-epimerase, whose translation is MLEQTTFNAPDGAPYQLITLQNENGMRVQFLDWGATWLSCKVPVNDTLREVLLGCKVENYPTHQSYLGASVGRYANRIANAQFELNGELIKLSSNQGKHQLHGGEGFDKRRWKIQECGENFVCFSLQSEHGDQGFPGNVDVSVTYTLTDDNSVKIEYAGICDKDTALNLTNHAYFNLENAEQGSDVREHTLRLNADFYLPVDNEGIPNSPLKHVVNTSFDFRIAKPIKQDFLQGDQQATKGYDHSFIVNKAWQKPCVLLTSPTGDLSLEVRTSQAALQVYTGNYLAGTPTRNGELYADFSGIALETQCLPDTPNHPEWQNYGGIQKASEQYYQWTEFKFK
- a CDS encoding YecA family protein gives rise to the protein MLISHSDLNQQLKSAGIGFNATELHGFLSGLLCGGLKDQSWLPLLYQFSNDNHAYPTALVQPVTELYEQISQTLSDVEGFTFELGLSENENVFAQADSLSDWANQFLLGLGLAQPELAKEKGEIGEAVDDLQDICQLGYNEDDNEEELAEALEEIIEYVRTIAMLFYSHFNEEEIESKPVLH
- the pepP gene encoding Xaa-Pro aminopeptidase, producing the protein MELAYMAKLPKEEFEERRTRVFAQMQPNSALLLFSEIEKRRNNDCTYPFRQDSYFWYLTGFNEPNAALLLLKTEQVEKAIIFLRPRDPLLETWNGRRLGVERAPQQLNVNEAYSIEEFATVLPKILKNLTALYHVPEIHTWGDTLVSESAVNFSEILDWRPMLSEMRLIKSPNEIRLIQQAGQITALGHIKAMQTTRPNRFEYEIESDILHEFNRHCARFPSYNSIVAGGSNACILHYTENDRPLNDGDLVLIDAGCEFAMYAGDITRTFPVNGKFSPPQREIYELVLKAQKRAIELLVPGNSIKQANDEVIRIKTQGLVDLGILKGDVDTLIEQQAYRQFYMHGLGHWLGLDVHDVGSYGQDKQRILEIGMVITVEPGIYISEDADVPEQYKGIGVRIEDNLLMTEYGNKILTAAVPKEIADIENLMNF
- the uspA gene encoding universal stress protein UspA, which gives rise to MYKHVLVAVDLSEESPILLKKAVGIAKRHDAKLSIIHVDVNFSDLYTGLIDVNMSSMQDRISTETQKALLDLAESVDYPISEKLSGSGDLGQVLSDAIEQYDVDLLVTGHHQDFWSKLMSSTRQVMNTIKIDMLVVPLRDE
- the alaS gene encoding alanine--tRNA ligase; amino-acid sequence: MKTTAEIRQSFLDFFHSKGHQVVESSSLVPENDPTLLFTNAGMNQFKDVFLGMDKRPYSRATTAQRCVRAGGKHNDLENVGYTARHHTFFEMLGNFSFGDYFKQDAINFAWEYLTSPQWLGLPKEKLWVTVYETDDEAYNIWNKDVGVPAERIIRIGDNKGSPYASDNFWAMGDTGPCGPCTEIFYDHGDHIWGGPPGSPEEDGDRYIEIWNVVFMQFNRLADGTMEKLPRPSVDTGMGLERISAVLQHVNSNYEIDIFKTLIAKTAEIVGATDLTNKSLRVIADHIRSCAYLIADGVIPSNEGRGYVLRRIIRRAVRHGHLLGAKESFFYKLVPTLIEVMAEAGKDVKAKQTNVEKLLRLEEEQFARTLERGLSLLDEALSQVKDGILSGEVAFKLYDTYGFPLDLTADVCRERNITIDEQAFDREMEAQRTRAQAASQFGVDYNSVIRVDGETKFEGYTEVESQAKITALFYDGKSVESIEVGQSAVVILENTPFYAESGGQIGDSGYLSTQGVTFNVKDTQKYGQVFGHIGELTQGSLKVGQSVNAIVDAKRRHNTSLNHSATHLLHAALRQILGLHVVQKGSLVSDKALRFDFAQPEAITKEQLSEIETLVNQKIRANFPVQTDIMDIDSAKAKGAMALFGEKYGDKVRVLTMGDFSIELCGGIHAKRTGDIGLFKIITENAVAAGIRRIEAVTGQNAIDWLHNQQRILTQSADLLKSDVNTLVEKIQQLQDKTKKVEKELQGLKEKAAMQAGSDFVKSAVKINGVSVIAQQLDGIETKSLRVMVDDLKNQLGSGVIAFASILDEKVNLVVGVTNDLTAKIKAGELVNLMAQQVGGKGGGRPDMAMAGGSQPENVAQAIKVAQDWLNKNL